The region TAGCCCACTGCTCAGCGGTAGGATCGATACCGGTTGGGTTATGGCAACAGCCGTGGAACAGCACCACGTCACCTGCTTGTGCGGCATTCAAGCTGTTCAGTAGGCCATCAAAATCTAGCGCATGGTTTGCTGCATCGTAGTAGTCATATTGGCAAATTTCTAAGCCAACGGCAGAGAACACATTATTGTGATTTGGCCAGGTTGGGTTGCTGATCCAAATACGTTTTGCTGACGTCTGATTTGCAATGAAATCAGCGGCTACGCGCAACGCACCTGTTCCGCCCGGCGTTTGTGCTGTGCGAGCCCGCTTATCGGCAATGATGGCATTCTGCTTGCCAAACAACAGCTCCTGCGTGCACTGACCGAATGCTGGCAGACCGTCAATGCCCAGATAATTTTTGGTGGTTTCATTTTCCAGCAGATAGTGTTCTGCTTTTTTTACGCTGGTCAGAACCGGAGTTTTGCCGGTTTCATCTTTATAGACACCAATACCCAGATTGATTTTATTCGCGCGGTCATCGGCGCGGAAAAGATCGGTCAGCCCGAGAATAGGATCGGCCGGTGCGGCAGAGATATTTTCAAACATTGCCAGAATGTTCCATAACTGAGATGAAATAAGAATTCTCAGAGTACCGTCAGTAAAAGGCTTTGCCAACCGTTGATGTCAAAAAGAAAGGGAAATAACAGGGAGAAGGAGAGAGACGAAATAAAAGACTGGTTAGGTGAGAATAATTGGCGCAAAGCAGAAACAAAAAACACCATGCGCGTTTTCCAATGTTGCTTATGGCGGCCAGTAAGGGGAGCTATCCAATACGCAATAAAAAAGACAGAGCCGAAGCTCTGCCTTTTCATGCAATACGAACGATTAACTCGTTACGTTATGCTGCAACAACTTAGAACTGGTAAATTACACCAACGTCTACACGGTCGCTGTTTTCTTGATTAAATGACTTAGTACGGTCTTTATCAAGCAGGCTGATGTCGTACTCAACATAGGTAGAGAAGTTTTTGTTGAATGCGTAAGTTGCACCAACGCTTGCATATTTAACAGCGTAGTCGTTGGCAACGTTATTAATTTTGTCTTTACGAGATACGTAAGCAACGGTAGGTGTTAAACCGAAATCGAAGTTGTATTGTGCAACCAGTTCGAAAACTTTGCTCTCATCAGCAATTCCAAATGTGCTGCTAGAACGGTAGAAATTACGAGCTTCGCCGTAAGTTGCTGCAACATAGACGTTGTTAGCATCGTATTTCAGGCCAGTTGCCCATACGTCAGCACGGTCGCCTTTAGCGCCAAAAGCAGCAGCTTGCTGGTCTTCAGTACGGTCATATGCACCGTAAGAGGCAACTACACCTACGCCGAAATCGGTATCGTAGGACAGAGACGTCGCCCATGCATCACCATGTTGGCGATCCAGACGTGAAATTTTGTTATCACCGTCGTTCTCGTCTTTAGCGATATATTGCAGACCGAAACCTAAACCGTCAACCAGACCAAAGAAATTGGAAGTGTTGAAAGTTGCTGCATTACCGATACGGCCAGTCAGGGTATCAGTAACGCTGCTGTCGCCGCCGTTTTCTGGCAGTACGTCAGTATAAGCCAGACCGTTGTAAGCGACACCGGTGTTACGGCCGTAGTCGAAAGAGCCGAAATCAGCAAATTTCAGTCCAGCAAACGCCTTACGGGTTTTGCCTTCATCATTATTTGTACTTTCGGTGTTGTTAGCATCGAACTGGTATTCAAAAGTACCGTAACCAGTCAGATCGCTGGTGATCTGAGTCTGGCCTTTAAAGCCCAGACGTGCGTTGGTGTTGTCTGTATTCTCTGCGCTTTGGTTTTGGAACGCATAGCCTGCGTGTACACGACCAGTCAGATCCAGCTTGTTCGCATCTTTATTATAGATTTCTGCTGCGTTGGCAGCGCCTGCGACTAACAGAGCTGGGATTACTACTGCAAGAATGTTGCGTTTCATCATTATTACCCTCATTGGTGTTATTTAGACACCTGCCACTGCCATAAATAATTCTTTGGGAACTATTCCTGAAAGTTTGGTGTCTTCCTGTGTCTGAACGCAGTTTTCCATTCACTCGCGCGTTAATCCACCCTAAAGATGCTACAAACTTCGCAATCAGGTAACAAATAGAAAAATTGTGTGTCAAAATGTAAAATTCAGGGAACTTTTTGTGACATAACAAAAATTAAAAAAAAAGAGCCGGGAAACCCGACTCTTCTTTTCTACATATTT is a window of Pectobacterium punjabense DNA encoding:
- a CDS encoding porin, with protein sequence MMKRNILAVVIPALLVAGAANAAEIYNKDANKLDLTGRVHAGYAFQNQSAENTDNTNARLGFKGQTQITSDLTGYGTFEYQFDANNTESTNNDEGKTRKAFAGLKFADFGSFDYGRNTGVAYNGLAYTDVLPENGGDSSVTDTLTGRIGNAATFNTSNFFGLVDGLGFGLQYIAKDENDGDNKISRLDRQHGDAWATSLSYDTDFGVGVVASYGAYDRTEDQQAAAFGAKGDRADVWATGLKYDANNVYVAATYGEARNFYRSSSTFGIADESKVFELVAQYNFDFGLTPTVAYVSRKDKINNVANDYAVKYASVGATYAFNKNFSTYVEYDISLLDKDRTKSFNQENSDRVDVGVIYQF